One part of the Nitrosophilus kaiyonis genome encodes these proteins:
- a CDS encoding phosphoribosyltransferase gives MIFRDRFEAAELLSEKLKDKIDEDSVVIALPRGGVPIASVIAKKFNIPMDIYFVKKIPSPYNPEAAIGAVSEDGIKFVDERAKIMLNVADQYIDEMVEKKKNEMKEKRDIYKKEKIDIKGKTAIIVDDGIATGASMLVAAKSLKEMGAKKVIIAAPVAPPEVVAKLKEVADDVIFVQTPPDFMAVGQFYQDFHQLDDEEVIELLKDAS, from the coding sequence ATGATTTTTAGAGATAGATTTGAAGCAGCTGAGCTTTTAAGTGAAAAATTAAAAGATAAGATAGATGAAGATAGTGTAGTGATAGCTTTACCACGAGGAGGCGTTCCTATAGCCTCAGTTATAGCTAAAAAATTTAATATTCCTATGGATATATATTTTGTAAAAAAAATACCAAGTCCTTATAATCCAGAAGCAGCAATTGGTGCAGTTAGTGAAGATGGCATAAAATTTGTAGATGAAAGAGCAAAAATTATGTTAAATGTTGCTGATCAATATATTGATGAAATGGTAGAAAAGAAAAAAAATGAGATGAAAGAAAAAAGAGATATCTATAAAAAAGAGAAAATTGATATAAAAGGAAAAACTGCAATTATTGTAGATGATGGAATAGCTACAGGTGCAAGTATGTTAGTTGCAGCAAAATCTCTAAAAGAGATGGGCGCAAAAAAAGTAATAATTGCAGCTCCAGTTGCTCCTCCAGAAGTTGTAGCTAAATTAAAAGAGGTTGCAGATGATGTAATATTTGTTCAAACACCACCAGATTTTATGGCTGTTGGCCAATTTTATCAAGATTTTCATCAATTAGATGATGAAGAAGTAATAGAGCTATTAAAAGATGCCTCTTAA
- the pgeF gene encoding peptidoglycan editing factor PgeF, with protein sequence MINYIFTDRFGGVSEENYKSFNLAFHVGDKRENVEKNREILKNKIKVSKIVFMNQLHSDKVEVVNDLDKIYNCDGIICDKKDVALAVMVADCIPLLLYSDSLIAAVHAGRNGTFLEISKKCVLKMKKMGAKNIKAIIGPSIRSCCYEVGEEILDIAKKSFSEKYIKNKKFLDIVSMNIDQLKSVGVENIKLFNDCTCCNKKYFSYRREKITGRFVGVIWRK encoded by the coding sequence TTGATAAACTATATTTTTACTGATAGATTTGGCGGAGTAAGTGAGGAAAATTATAAAAGTTTTAATCTTGCTTTTCATGTTGGTGATAAAAGAGAAAATGTTGAAAAAAATAGAGAGATTTTAAAAAATAAAATAAAAGTTTCAAAAATTGTATTTATGAATCAGTTGCATAGTGACAAAGTTGAAGTTGTAAATGATTTAGACAAAATATATAATTGTGATGGAATTATATGTGATAAAAAAGATGTTGCTCTTGCTGTTATGGTAGCAGATTGTATTCCTTTGCTTTTATATTCAGACTCTTTAATTGCTGCAGTGCATGCTGGAAGAAATGGAACATTTTTAGAAATTTCAAAAAAGTGTGTGTTGAAGATGAAAAAAATGGGTGCAAAAAATATAAAAGCAATAATTGGGCCATCAATTAGGTCATGCTGTTATGAAGTTGGAGAAGAGATTTTAGATATTGCTAAAAAAAGTTTTAGTGAAAAATATATAAAAAACAAAAAATTTTTAGATATAGTTTCAATGAATATAGACCAGTTAAAAAGTGTAGGAGTTGAGAATATTAAATTATTTAATGATTGTACATGTTGCAATAAAAAATATTTCTCTTATAGAAGAGAAAAAATTACTGGCAGATTTGTTGGAGTAATTTGGAGGAAGTGA
- a CDS encoding secondary thiamine-phosphate synthase enzyme YjbQ: MQKLTIQTNHKSEMIDITDIVKEAVIKSGITNGICNVFTPHTTTGIILFENVDPNLQRDYLGHLHKLVPSDGNYAHGKNAHAHIKSGIVGSSVTIPVEDAKPLFGDWQGVFYCEFDGPRERKIYIKVING; this comes from the coding sequence ATGCAAAAACTAACAATTCAAACAAATCATAAATCTGAGATGATAGATATAACTGATATTGTAAAAGAAGCAGTTATAAAATCTGGTATAACAAATGGTATTTGTAATGTTTTTACACCACATACAACAACTGGAATTATTCTTTTTGAAAATGTTGACCCTAATCTTCAAAGAGACTATTTAGGACATCTTCATAAATTAGTTCCATCTGATGGAAATTATGCTCATGGGAAAAATGCTCATGCCCATATAAAATCTGGCATAGTTGGAAGCTCCGTTACGATTCCGGTTGAAGATGCCAAACCTCTGTTTGGAGATTGGCAAGGAGTTTTTTATTGTGAGTTTGATGGACCAAGAGAAAGAAAAATATATATCAAAGTAATTAATGGATAA
- the coaE gene encoding dephospho-CoA kinase (Dephospho-CoA kinase (CoaE) performs the final step in coenzyme A biosynthesis.), producing the protein MISSSEKSSTNSTNIKPFEHAIALTGGIATGKSTVCNILKLYGFSIIDADKIAHEVLEEQKDKIEEIFGKKYIKNGKVDRKALGKLIFSDKEAKKELEKLLHPLIRKKIEEESIKLEKHKVPYIVDIPLFFETKNYPIKKVVLVYAPKDIQLQRLINREGLSKEEAIKRIDSQMDIEEKKEKTTYLIDNSKDLKHLQKEVDKFVEKVKNEFSQI; encoded by the coding sequence ATGATTAGCTCATCAGAAAAAAGCTCTACCAATTCAACTAATATAAAACCATTTGAACATGCTATTGCTTTAACTGGTGGCATAGCCACCGGCAAAAGCACAGTTTGTAACATACTTAAACTATATGGTTTTTCCATTATTGATGCAGATAAAATAGCTCATGAAGTTTTAGAAGAACAAAAAGATAAAATAGAAGAGATTTTTGGAAAAAAATATATAAAGAATGGAAAAGTTGATAGAAAAGCTCTTGGCAAATTGATTTTTTCAGATAAAGAGGCTAAAAAAGAGCTTGAAAAACTCCTTCATCCACTGATTAGAAAAAAAATTGAAGAAGAATCTATAAAATTAGAAAAACACAAAGTGCCATATATTGTAGACATTCCTCTTTTTTTTGAAACAAAAAATTATCCTATAAAGAAAGTTGTTTTAGTATATGCTCCAAAGGATATTCAGCTTCAAAGACTTATAAATAGAGAAGGATTAAGCAAAGAAGAAGCTATAAAAAGAATAGATTCACAAATGGATATAGAGGAGAAAAAAGAGAAAACTACTTATTTGATAGATAATTCAAAAGATTTA
- the dtd gene encoding D-aminoacyl-tRNA deacylase codes for MIALLQKVKKSSVKVDERVVNKIGQGINILLGVFKDDSQIDIEKLVKKIVNLRIFSDNEGKMNLSIKDINGEILVISQFTLAGNVKKGRRPSFENAMEPNRAEELYEKFCDELSKEVTVKKGIFGAMMEVEIINDGPVTFIVDSKKL; via the coding sequence ATGATTGCTTTACTTCAAAAAGTTAAAAAAAGCAGTGTGAAAGTTGATGAAAGAGTAGTTAATAAAATAGGGCAGGGTATCAATATTTTGCTGGGAGTTTTTAAAGATGATAGCCAAATAGATATAGAAAAACTTGTGAAAAAAATTGTAAATTTAAGGATTTTTAGTGATAATGAAGGGAAAATGAATCTTAGTATAAAAGATATAAATGGTGAAATTTTAGTAATATCTCAATTTACTCTTGCTGGAAATGTTAAAAAAGGAAGAAGACCAAGTTTTGAAAATGCAATGGAACCAAATAGAGCAGAAGAGTTATATGAAAAATTTTGTGATGAACTTTCAAAAGAGGTTACTGTAAAAAAGGGTATTTTTGGAGCAATGATGGAAGTAGAGATTATAAATGATGGACCTGTAACTTTTATTGTTGATTCAAAAAAGCTGTAG
- a CDS encoding pseudouridine synthase: protein MRLNKYISHNTTYSRREADKLIQEGFVKVNNKVVKEPYYDVKKEDKVFIKGKPVKEKKLFTVIVYNKPKGELVTKKDERGRKTIYDSLPAKFKHFIPVGRLDFATEGLLLLTDSPKVAQALMESNLERIYKVKIKGSITKAMEEAMKEGLELEDATKGAHEKTEIKSMKFAPFYAYQIIKNDPKYSKLKIALIEGKNREIRRFFAHFNREVLDLKRLEFGGIALNALPVGKTRYLTKKEYEDLKEFLKEFEKSKRKEKYAKTNNSNKS from the coding sequence ATGAGATTAAATAAATATATTTCACACAATACAACGTATTCAAGAAGAGAGGCTGATAAGCTTATACAAGAGGGATTTGTAAAAGTTAATAATAAAGTTGTAAAAGAGCCTTATTATGATGTTAAAAAGGAAGACAAAGTTTTTATTAAAGGAAAGCCTGTAAAAGAGAAAAAGCTTTTTACCGTTATTGTATATAATAAACCAAAAGGAGAGCTTGTTACAAAAAAAGATGAAAGAGGGAGAAAAACTATTTATGACTCACTGCCTGCAAAATTTAAACATTTTATTCCAGTAGGAAGACTCGATTTTGCAACAGAAGGACTACTTTTATTAACAGATTCTCCAAAAGTTGCGCAAGCTTTAATGGAAAGTAATTTAGAAAGAATTTATAAGGTAAAAATAAAAGGCTCTATAACAAAGGCTATGGAAGAAGCGATGAAAGAAGGCCTTGAGCTTGAAGATGCAACAAAAGGGGCTCATGAAAAAACTGAAATAAAATCTATGAAATTTGCACCATTTTATGCATATCAGATAATTAAAAATGACCCAAAATATTCAAAACTAAAAATTGCTCTAATTGAGGGAAAAAATAGAGAAATTAGAAGATTTTTTGCCCATTTTAATAGAGAAGTACTAGATTTAAAGAGATTAGAATTTGGTGGAATTGCTTTAAATGCATTGCCAGTTGGAAAAACTAGATATCTTACAAAAAAAGAGTATGAAGATTTGAAAGAGTTTTTAAAAGAGTTTGAAAAGTCTAAAAGAAAGGAAAAATATGCAAAAACTAACAATTCAAACAAATCATAA
- a CDS encoding YdcF family protein — translation MIYYISKLFTYIFLPPGIIIAAFYAAAIYCKRFKKILSIFATILWIISTDYGSSFLLKPLENSSYKETKIKPKYVVVLGGGYTRGDIPTSFGATKRLLKGLAIAKSNKLPLIYSGFEYKYAKKSIDFIRKNFGFDEKIIYERKSKNSFQNGKFCSKILKNREIFLVTSAYHMPRVYKIFSYFGFKIIPVKTDFLTKKEFDKFSFFPKMENLYNSYIALHEYFGLLSLYLRGIF, via the coding sequence ATGATCTATTATATTTCTAAACTTTTTACTTATATTTTTCTACCTCCTGGGATAATTATTGCGGCTTTTTATGCCGCAGCTATTTATTGTAAAAGATTTAAAAAGATATTATCAATTTTTGCTACTATTTTATGGATAATTTCTACTGATTATGGCTCATCATTTTTATTAAAACCTTTAGAAAATAGTTCTTATAAAGAAACAAAAATTAAACCAAAATATGTTGTTGTTCTTGGAGGAGGATATACAAGAGGAGATATCCCAACTTCTTTTGGTGCAACAAAGCGGTTATTGAAAGGGCTGGCAATTGCAAAAAGCAATAAATTGCCTTTAATCTATTCAGGTTTTGAGTATAAATATGCAAAAAAGAGTATAGATTTTATAAGAAAAAATTTTGGATTTGATGAAAAAATTATATACGAAAGAAAAAGTAAAAACAGTTTTCAAAATGGAAAATTTTGCTCTAAAATTTTAAAAAATAGAGAGATTTTCTTAGTTACATCAGCATATCATATGCCAAGGGTATATAAAATATTTAGCTATTTTGGATTTAAAATAATCCCTGTAAAAACTGATTTTTTAACAAAAAAAGAGTTTGATAAATTCTCATTTTTTCCTAAAATGGAAAATTTATATAACAGCTATATAGCTTTACATGAATATTTTGGACTGTTAAGCCTCTATTTAAGAGGCATCTTTTAA
- a CDS encoding phosphoribosylaminoimidazole synthetase: MCGDKAQRILMAIMLGFIMYLFAMGRTDQTMFQIAVVLQTFIIIMLLIFAFTNFCPSLWFFNKIFGKCDWEKKSKE; encoded by the coding sequence ATGTGTGGGGATAAAGCTCAAAGAATTTTAATGGCTATAATGCTTGGATTTATAATGTATCTTTTTGCAATGGGCAGAACTGACCAGACTATGTTTCAAATTGCAGTAGTTTTACAAACTTTTATAATTATTATGCTTTTAATATTTGCTTTTACAAATTTTTGTCCAAGTCTTTGGTTTTTTAATAAAATTTTTGGAAAATGTGATTGGGAGAAGAAGAGTAAAGAGTAG
- the speE gene encoding polyamine aminopropyltransferase, with protein MWFEEIHNDFFKQGIKVKEKIAQTKSKYQNIEVYDSEEFGKVLVIDGHGMLCEKDEFIYHEMMVHVAICTHKDPKNVLIIGGGDGGVAKEVLRHKDIKVDMVEIDEEVVNISKKYFPNIGDWDNPRLNLIIADGIEFVRDAKDKSYDIVLVDSTDPEGPAKGLFNKTFYAHVNRILKDDGLVVAQGESWWIDMPLHKEIMKVIGEFFKIVMPYRFEMYMYPGCNWNFIMGSKFYHPTADMILQRADLIDGLKYYNSDIHKASFVLPNYVKKELGELYKW; from the coding sequence ATGTGGTTTGAAGAGATACATAACGATTTTTTTAAACAAGGAATCAAAGTTAAAGAAAAAATTGCCCAAACAAAAAGCAAATATCAAAATATCGAGGTATATGATAGTGAAGAGTTTGGAAAAGTTTTAGTTATTGATGGTCATGGGATGCTTTGTGAAAAAGATGAGTTTATCTATCATGAGATGATGGTTCATGTTGCAATCTGCACCCATAAAGATCCAAAAAATGTACTTATTATAGGTGGAGGCGATGGTGGAGTTGCAAAAGAGGTTTTAAGACATAAAGATATAAAAGTTGATATGGTTGAAATTGATGAAGAGGTTGTTAATATTAGCAAAAAATATTTTCCAAATATTGGAGATTGGGACAATCCAAGATTAAATCTTATAATAGCTGATGGTATAGAGTTTGTAAGAGATGCAAAAGATAAAAGCTATGATATTGTTTTAGTTGATTCAACAGATCCAGAAGGTCCAGCTAAGGGACTTTTTAATAAAACTTTTTATGCCCATGTAAATAGAATATTAAAAGATGATGGATTGGTTGTAGCCCAAGGTGAGAGCTGGTGGATAGATATGCCTTTGCATAAAGAGATAATGAAAGTTATTGGCGAGTTTTTTAAGATTGTTATGCCTTATAGATTTGAGATGTATATGTATCCAGGATGCAATTGGAACTTTATAATGGGAAGTAAATTTTATCATCCAACAGCAGATATGATTTTACAAAGAGCAGATTTAATAGATGGACTTAAATATTACAACTCAGATATTCACAAAGCAAGTTTTGTTTTACCAAATTATGTAAAAAAAGAGTTGGGTGAGCTTTATAAATGGTAA
- the purM gene encoding phosphoribosylformylglycinamidine cyclo-ligase produces MKINYKESGVDIDAGAKLVEEIKPFVKETFNKNVLTSLGGFAGGFEIPTNYKNPVLFGATDGVGTKLKLAIESKIYDSVGIDLVAMCVNDLICSFADPIFFLDYYATGKLDVDAAKDVIKGIAKGCLEAECALIGGETAEMPGMYSNEDFDLAGFAVGIAEKEELQKERDIKPGDVLIALKSSGIHSNGYSLVRRLFFDELKWHLHSDFNGKPLVEVLLEPTKIYVKTYKKVKDKIKALAHITGGGIVENLPRVLPENVRAVVRKNHIEPLEIFDFISKYVDEEEMFRTFNMGVGMILIVDEENVKDVMRLSGGYILGELVEGEKGVDIIE; encoded by the coding sequence ATGAAAATCAATTATAAAGAGAGTGGTGTTGATATTGATGCTGGAGCTAAGCTTGTTGAAGAGATAAAACCTTTTGTAAAAGAGACTTTCAATAAAAATGTTTTAACATCTTTAGGTGGATTTGCTGGAGGTTTTGAAATCCCAACTAATTATAAAAATCCTGTCCTTTTTGGTGCTACTGATGGTGTTGGAACAAAGCTAAAATTGGCAATTGAATCAAAAATATATGACAGCGTTGGAATTGATCTTGTGGCAATGTGTGTAAATGACCTTATCTGCTCATTCGCAGATCCAATATTTTTCTTAGATTATTATGCTACTGGAAAATTGGATGTTGATGCTGCTAAGGATGTTATTAAAGGAATAGCAAAAGGGTGTCTTGAGGCTGAATGTGCATTGATTGGGGGAGAAACGGCAGAAATGCCAGGAATGTATAGCAATGAAGATTTTGATTTGGCTGGTTTTGCTGTTGGAATCGCTGAAAAAGAAGAGCTTCAAAAAGAGAGAGATATAAAACCAGGAGATGTATTAATAGCTTTAAAATCAAGTGGAATACATTCAAATGGTTATTCACTTGTTAGAAGACTCTTTTTTGATGAATTAAAGTGGCATTTACATAGCGATTTTAATGGAAAACCATTGGTAGAAGTATTATTAGAGCCGACAAAAATATATGTAAAAACTTATAAAAAAGTAAAAGATAAAATAAAAGCTTTAGCTCATATTACAGGTGGTGGAATTGTAGAAAACCTGCCAAGGGTATTGCCTGAAAATGTAAGAGCGGTTGTGAGAAAAAATCATATTGAGCCTTTAGAGATTTTTGATTTTATTTCAAAATATGTTGATGAAGAGGAGATGTTTAGAACTTTCAATATGGGTGTTGGAATGATATTGATAGTTGATGAAGAAAATGTCAAAGATGTTATGAGATTAAGTGGCGGATATATTTTAGGAGAGTTAGTAGAAGGTGAAAAAGGCGTTGATATTATAGAATGA
- a CDS encoding ribonuclease J, with product MEEKRPQNSKSYQKSKKPLGWYRDIKKAIEANEKIQKQRLNPDARINLQSKAKVKITPLGGLGEIGGNITVIETQNSAIVIDVGMSFPTEDMHGVDILVPDFTYLRQIKDKIDGILITHAHEDHIGAVPYLFKEMQFPIYGTPLPLGMIGNKFDEHNLRSYKSYFRFVEKRKPIKIGDFEVEWIHMTHSIIDASSLAITCDAGTIFHTGDFKIDHTPIDGYPADLNRIAYYGEKGVLALLSDSTNSHNPGITKSEASVGPTFDLLFSKAKGRVIMSTFSSNIHRVYQAIDHGLKYNRKVCVIGRSMERNLETAMQLGYIKLPQSIFIEAHELNRYSDNEILIVTTGSQGETMSALYRMASNEHRHVKIKPSDTIIISAKAIPGNERSVSSVINLLQKCGATVAYQDFSEIHVSGHAAQEEQKLMLRLTKPKFFLPVHGEYNHLMKHKETAIKCGIPEKNIYLMSDGDQIELTPKYIKKVKTVRTGKAYIDNQLNEEIESDVVIDRQKMATEGIVMVVAQISAADKKLIDKPKVSSFGLVADKYDKQFAQEIEDVITHFLDNMKSELVNAPKRLENELRQAIRKHIFRKYKKYPTIVPTVFVM from the coding sequence ATGGAAGAAAAGAGACCACAAAACTCTAAATCTTATCAAAAATCAAAAAAACCACTTGGTTGGTATAGAGATATAAAAAAAGCTATTGAAGCAAATGAAAAAATTCAAAAACAAAGACTAAATCCAGATGCAAGAATAAATCTTCAATCAAAAGCAAAAGTCAAAATAACTCCTCTTGGCGGTCTTGGAGAGATTGGTGGAAATATAACAGTTATAGAGACACAAAATAGTGCAATAGTAATAGATGTGGGCATGAGCTTTCCAACTGAAGATATGCATGGAGTAGATATTTTAGTTCCAGACTTTACATATTTGAGGCAGATAAAAGACAAAATTGATGGAATTTTAATCACACATGCTCACGAAGACCACATTGGTGCAGTTCCTTATCTTTTTAAAGAGATGCAATTTCCTATATATGGAACTCCTTTGCCTCTTGGAATGATAGGAAATAAATTTGATGAACACAATCTAAGAAGTTACAAAAGCTATTTTAGATTTGTAGAGAAAAGAAAACCTATAAAAATTGGCGATTTTGAAGTTGAGTGGATACATATGACCCACTCTATTATAGATGCTTCTTCATTAGCAATTACATGTGATGCTGGTACAATTTTTCACACTGGTGATTTTAAAATTGATCATACTCCAATTGATGGATATCCAGCTGATCTTAATAGAATAGCCTATTATGGAGAAAAAGGTGTTTTGGCTCTTTTAAGTGACTCTACAAACTCTCACAATCCTGGAATTACTAAATCAGAGGCAAGTGTTGGACCAACATTTGATCTTCTTTTTTCAAAAGCAAAAGGTAGAGTCATAATGAGCACATTTTCATCAAATATTCATAGAGTTTACCAAGCAATTGATCATGGCCTTAAATATAATAGAAAAGTATGTGTTATTGGCCGTTCGATGGAGAGAAACCTTGAAACGGCAATGCAGCTTGGATATATAAAACTTCCTCAATCAATTTTTATTGAGGCTCATGAATTAAATAGATATAGTGATAATGAGATTTTAATCGTAACAACAGGAAGCCAAGGCGAAACAATGAGCGCTTTATATAGAATGGCTTCAAATGAACATAGACATGTAAAAATAAAACCATCAGATACAATCATCATTTCAGCAAAAGCAATCCCTGGAAATGAAAGAAGTGTGTCAAGTGTTATAAATTTACTACAAAAATGTGGAGCAACTGTAGCATATCAAGATTTTAGCGAAATCCATGTATCAGGACATGCCGCTCAAGAGGAGCAAAAATTGATGTTAAGGCTTACAAAACCAAAATTTTTCCTACCTGTTCATGGTGAATACAATCATTTAATGAAGCATAAAGAGACAGCTATAAAATGTGGAATTCCTGAAAAAAATATCTATCTTATGAGCGATGGGGACCAGATAGAGTTAACTCCAAAATATATCAAAAAAGTAAAAACTGTAAGGACAGGAAAAGCATATATCGATAATCAATTAAATGAAGAGATAGAAAGCGATGTAGTAATCGATAGACAAAAAATGGCAACTGAAGGTATAGTAATGGTTGTAGCACAAATTTCTGCTGCTGATAAAAAACTGATAGATAAACCTAAAGTATCAAGCTTTGGTTTAGTTGCAGATAAATATGATAAACAGTTTGCACAAGAGATTGAAGATGTTATTACTCACTTTTTAGACAATATGAAATCAGAATTGGTCAATGCACCAAAAAGATTGGAAAATGAATTAAGGCAAGCTATTAGAAAACATATATTTAGAAAATATAAAAAATATCCAACAATTGTACCTACTGTATTTGTAATGTAG
- a CDS encoding KpsF/GutQ family sugar-phosphate isomerase, whose product MDFVKIAKDVLDIEAKALIDSKNRISENINKAVETIYNIKGKLIITGVGKSGLVGAKIAATFASTGTPSFFIHPTEALHGDLGMIGKSDAVLAISYSGESEELIKILPHIKRFDIPLIAMSGYKDSTLGKYSDVFISIKVEKEACPLQAAPTASTTLTMALGDALAVCLMKKRDFKKEDFASFHPGGSLGKRLFIKVKDLMRNKNLPIIDEETSLKDAIVVMSEGKLGNVLITDKSGKLKAVLSDGDLRRALMKKDFSLDKKAIEFANKNPKKCTNKNLLASDALKMIEDYKIQMLVIVDENDKILGTLHIHDLVEAGIK is encoded by the coding sequence ATGGATTTTGTAAAAATTGCAAAAGATGTTTTAGATATTGAAGCAAAAGCTTTAATAGATTCAAAAAATAGAATTTCTGAAAATATAAACAAAGCTGTTGAAACAATTTATAATATTAAAGGCAAACTTATCATAACAGGCGTTGGAAAAAGCGGCCTTGTAGGCGCAAAAATAGCTGCTACATTTGCATCTACTGGAACTCCAAGTTTTTTTATACATCCAACTGAAGCTCTTCATGGAGATCTTGGTATGATAGGAAAATCAGACGCAGTATTAGCTATAAGTTATTCTGGTGAGAGCGAAGAGCTTATAAAAATACTTCCTCATATTAAAAGATTTGATATACCACTTATTGCAATGAGTGGTTATAAAGATTCAACACTTGGAAAATATTCAGATGTATTTATATCTATCAAAGTAGAAAAAGAGGCATGTCCATTGCAAGCTGCTCCTACAGCTTCCACAACCCTAACTATGGCTCTTGGGGATGCACTAGCTGTATGTTTAATGAAAAAAAGAGATTTTAAAAAAGAGGATTTTGCATCATTTCATCCAGGAGGCTCTCTTGGTAAAAGACTATTTATTAAAGTTAAAGATCTAATGAGAAATAAAAATTTACCAATTATTGATGAAGAAACTTCATTAAAAGATGCTATTGTAGTAATGAGCGAAGGAAAACTTGGAAATGTACTAATTACAGATAAATCTGGGAAATTAAAAGCAGTTCTTAGTGATGGCGATTTAAGAAGAGCCTTAATGAAAAAGGATTTTTCTTTGGATAAAAAAGCGATAGAGTTTGCAAATAAAAATCCTAAAAAATGTACAAATAAAAATCTACTTGCTAGCGATGCACTAAAAATGATAGAAGATTATAAAATTCAGATGTTGGTTATAGTTGATGAAAATGATAAAATATTAGGAACATTACATATTCACGATTTAGTTGAAGCAGGAATTAAATGA
- a CDS encoding replication-associated recombination protein A: MDNFANRLRPKKLEEFVGQNHLISKNAPFYKLIISKKLPHTFFWGPPGTGKTTLARIIASYLGRDFYFLDATSLKVDDIRKIVSKYKNSLTKPLIFIDEVHRLSKTQQEVLLPIMEKNEALILGASTENPYFSLTAAIRSRSFLFEFKPLSDKDLEKILKKAQEIYKFEIDNDAKEYLIRSSNHDARSMLNLLEAAFNITKKIDLQTLLALKPKSTLLGISSKEEHYNLISAFIKSIRGSDIDASIYYLARLVSEAEPPEFIARRLVILASEDIGNANPNALNIAVNTLEAVKNIGYPEAKIILSQCVIYLASSPKSNSAYLAIKKAIKSVENGEILPIPTYLKSPSPKGYFYPHDFGGYVKQKYLTKDLKFYESKNIGFEKTLNEWLEKIKKS; the protein is encoded by the coding sequence ATGGATAATTTTGCTAATAGATTAAGACCTAAAAAACTTGAAGAGTTTGTAGGACAAAATCACCTTATATCAAAAAATGCTCCTTTTTATAAACTTATTATTTCAAAGAAACTCCCCCATACTTTTTTCTGGGGACCACCAGGAACTGGAAAAACAACTTTAGCAAGAATAATAGCCTCATATCTTGGAAGAGATTTTTATTTTTTGGATGCCACAAGTTTAAAAGTTGACGATATTAGAAAAATTGTATCAAAATATAAAAACTCTTTGACAAAACCACTCATATTTATAGATGAAGTTCATAGACTCTCAAAAACACAGCAAGAAGTGCTTTTGCCTATCATGGAAAAAAATGAAGCTTTGATTTTAGGAGCAAGCACAGAAAATCCATATTTTTCATTAACAGCTGCTATCAGAAGCAGAAGCTTTTTATTTGAATTTAAACCATTAAGCGATAAAGACTTAGAAAAAATATTAAAAAAGGCTCAAGAGATATACAAATTTGAAATTGATAATGATGCGAAAGAGTATCTTATTAGAAGTTCTAACCATGATGCAAGAAGTATGTTAAATCTTCTTGAAGCTGCTTTTAATATAACAAAAAAGATTGATTTACAAACTCTTTTAGCTCTTAAGCCAAAGTCTACTCTTTTGGGAATAAGCTCAAAAGAGGAGCATTATAACTTAATAAGCGCATTTATCAAAAGTATAAGAGGTAGTGATATAGATGCTTCTATATACTATCTTGCAAGATTAGTAAGTGAAGCTGAGCCTCCTGAATTTATAGCAAGAAGGCTTGTTATATTAGCAAGTGAAGATATAGGAAATGCAAATCCAAATGCACTAAATATTGCAGTAAATACTCTTGAAGCTGTCAAAAATATAGGTTATCCTGAAGCCAAAATAATTCTTTCTCAATGTGTTATATATCTTGCATCTTCTCCTAAATCAAATAGTGCATATTTAGCAATAAAAAAAGCAATTAAATCAGTTGAAAATGGTGAAATTCTTCCAATTCCTACCTATTTAAAATCACCTTCTCCTAAAGGGTATTTCTATCCACACGATTTTGGAGGATATGTAAAACAGAAATATTTAACAAAAGATTTAAAATTTTATGAATCAAAAAATATTGGATTTGAAAAAACTTTAAATGAATGGCTTGAAAAAATTAAAAAATCTTAA